A single region of the Etheostoma cragini isolate CJK2018 chromosome 3, CSU_Ecrag_1.0, whole genome shotgun sequence genome encodes:
- the LOC117942444 gene encoding uncharacterized protein LOC117942444 isoform X2, whose product MLVTMLTAMYMVVRVVESIGVRFARQQEPMPYMLSQPLPWQVHSVSQSRRSSKADEFDGLRRNSIGVYRKKSNASNGTCTMSAAPPLSPVEVEKAAATIQTHFRKFQQKRHKNNK is encoded by the exons ATGTTGGTCACCATGCTAACAGCCATGTATATGGTGGTCAGAGTCGTAGAATCG ATCGGGGTGCGGTTCGCACGGCAACAAGAGCCTATGCCCTACATGCTGTCCCAGCCTTTGCCGTGGCAGGTTCACTCAGTGTCACAAAGTCGGAGGAGCAGCAAAGCAGATGAG TTTGATGGCCTCAGGAGGAACAGCATAGGCGTCTATAGAAAGA AATCCAATGCCAGCAATGGGACGTGCACCATGTCCGCTGCTCCCCCGCTCAGCCCTGTTGAAGTTGAGAAGGCCGCCGCCACTATCCAGACCCATTTCAGGAAGTTCCAACAGAAGAGGCACAAGAACAACAAGTAG
- the LOC117942444 gene encoding uncharacterized protein LOC117942444 isoform X1 has protein sequence MLVTMLTAMYMVVRVVESIGVRFARQQEPMPYMLSQPLPWQVHSVSQSRRSSKADEFDGLRRNSIGVYRKNYVSMAIASASLAVPCVLSCSESNASNGTCTMSAAPPLSPVEVEKAAATIQTHFRKFQQKRHKNNK, from the exons ATGTTGGTCACCATGCTAACAGCCATGTATATGGTGGTCAGAGTCGTAGAATCG ATCGGGGTGCGGTTCGCACGGCAACAAGAGCCTATGCCCTACATGCTGTCCCAGCCTTTGCCGTGGCAGGTTCACTCAGTGTCACAAAGTCGGAGGAGCAGCAAAGCAGATGAG TTTGATGGCCTCAGGAGGAACAGCATAGGCGTCTATAGAAAGA ACTATGTCTCCATGGCAATTGCCTCCGCCTCTCTGGCTGTCCCCTGTGTCCTGTCGTGCTCAGAATCCAATGCCAGCAATGGGACGTGCACCATGTCCGCTGCTCCCCCGCTCAGCCCTGTTGAAGTTGAGAAGGCCGCCGCCACTATCCAGACCCATTTCAGGAAGTTCCAACAGAAGAGGCACAAGAACAACAAGTAG